GGGACAGCCTTTGCATGCTTTTGATGCTGCCAAAATAAAAGGTAATAAAGTAATCGTAAAAACAGTAGCTGCCGGAACAAAATTCACAACTCTTGATGATGTTGAAAGAACACTTCATGAAGAAGACCTGATGATTTGTGATGAAAATGGGCCAATGTGTATAGCAGGTGTTTTTGGCGGTAAAAACTCAGGGGTTTCAGAAAACACAACTTCTATTTTCCTGGAAAGTGCTTACTTCAATCCGGTTTGTATCAGAAAATCTGCCAAAAGACACGGATTGAATACCGATGCTTCTTTCCGTTTTGAAAGAGGCATTGACCCAACCATTACCGAATATGCGTTAAAGCGTGCGGCATTATTGATTCAGGAAGTAGCCGGAGGCGAAATTACTTCTGACATTATTGATATCTATCCAAAAAAGATCGAAGATTTCCCTGTATTCCTGAATTTTGCAAAAGCAACAAAAATTATCGGACAGGAAATATCTAAAGAAACCATCAAGAAGATTTTGGTTTCGCTTGACATAAAAGTAAACAGCGTATCGGATGCGGGATTAGGTCTGATTATACCTTCCTATCGCGTTGACGTGCAACGTGAAATTGACGTGATTGAAGAAATACTAAGAGTTTACGGCTATAATAATATCAACTTCACTAAAAAATTCAACGCTACTGTTTCCAATGCGGCAAGAACAGAAGATTATAAGGTGCAGAATATTATCGCTACCCAATTGAATTCACAGGGATTCAATGAAATGATGGCCAATTCGCTTACTTCACCGGAATATGTAAAACTATCTGAAATGCTTCGCGAAGAATTCAACGTATTAATCATGAATCCGTTGAGCAATGATTTGTCGGCAATGAGACAGTCGTTACTATTCTCCGGATTAGAAGCTGTTTCTTATAACATTAACCGAAAAAATTCAGACTTAAAATTGTTTGAATTCGGGAAATCATATCACAAACTACCTTCCGGATATACCGAAAACAAACACCTTACCCTGTTTACAACCGGAAATCGTTTGAGAGAAAGCTGGAATACGCCTCAAAAACCTTCGGATTTCTTCTTATTCAAAGGTTATGTAATGGGAATCCTGTCAAGGCTGGGGATTGAAAAAACAAATAACAAGCCGGTTGAATCTGACGTATTTGCAGAAGGAATTGCCATTGCTGTTGGAAACGATATCATTGTAGAGTTAGGAACAGTAAAAAAATCGGTTCTTAAACATTTTGACATCAAGCAGGAAGTTTTGTTTGCCGACTTTAACTGGAATTCAATCTTGAAATTGATTTCAAACAAAATTAAGTTTACCGATATTCCTAAATATCCTGAGGTAAGGAGAGATTTGGCGCTTTTGGTTGACCAGAATGTAGCATTTGATTCTATTTACACTGTTGCACGCCAGACTGAAAAATCTTTACTCAAAGACATCAATCTGTTTGACGTATATGAAGGCAAAAACCTTCCTGAAGGTAAAAAATCCTATGCGGTTAGCTTTATTATTCAGGATAGTTCAAAAACCCTTACAGATGCCCAGATTGACAAGATTATGGGCAAATTAAAGAACAATCTCGAAACAGAGCTTGGAGCTGTTCTTCGTTAAGACTTATTTTATAAAATAAAAAAATCCCGATTGTATCGGGATTTTTCATTTATAATTCAAAAATAGTATCTAGTTTGAATTATGCTTTTGGCATCACTACAGTATCAACCACATGAATAACTCCGTTAGACTGATTCACATCAGCAATAGTAACTTTTGACTTATTTCCGTTTTCATCTGTGATATAAAGAGTTTTACCATCCATCCATGCCGTCAGCTTACCGCCTTGAACAGTTGCGAGCACAGCCTTTCCGTTTCCTTTCTTTATGGCTTTAGCAATATCAGCTGAACTCATTTTTCCTGCTACCACATGATAGGTTAAGATGGATTGCAATTTTGATTTGTTTTCCGGCTTTAACAAAGTCTCAACGGTTCCTTTAGGCAATTTGGCAAAAGCTTCATTTGTTGGAGCAAAAACGGTAAAAGGTCCTTTTCCCTGCAAAGTCTCTACAAGACCTGCTGCTTTTACTGCTGCTACCAATGTGGTATGGTCTTTTGAATTTATTGCATTTTCAATAATGTTTTTTGAAGGATACATTGGAGCTCCTCCTACCATTACTGTTTTTTCTTTTTGTGCAAATACGGCAGTTCCGAATAGTAATGCAATTGCGATTGATAAAAATTTGGTGGTTTTCATAATTAAATGTTTTTTGTTTATACAAGGCATTTACGCAAATACATTTGCTTTGGTTTTAAATATTCTGGATTTATGA
The sequence above is drawn from the Flavobacterium lindanitolerans genome and encodes:
- the pheT gene encoding phenylalanine--tRNA ligase subunit beta — protein: MKISYNWLKQFIKTDLKSDETASLLTDLGLEVEGIEKYQSVKGGLEGIVVGHVLTCVQHPNADRLKVTTVDLGTGAPVQIVCGASNVAAGQKVPVATIGTTLYDKDGNSFQIKKGKIRDQESHGMICAEDELGLGTSHDGIMILDDKYAPGTPASKVFSIENDEVFEIGLTPNRADAMSHLGVARDLRAGMLQTNAHTELITPSVSNFRVDKRTLKMDIKVEDAKLAPRYCGVTISGIVVKQSPEWLQNRLKAIGLTPKNNIVDVTNYVMHELGQPLHAFDAAKIKGNKVIVKTVAAGTKFTTLDDVERTLHEEDLMICDENGPMCIAGVFGGKNSGVSENTTSIFLESAYFNPVCIRKSAKRHGLNTDASFRFERGIDPTITEYALKRAALLIQEVAGGEITSDIIDIYPKKIEDFPVFLNFAKATKIIGQEISKETIKKILVSLDIKVNSVSDAGLGLIIPSYRVDVQREIDVIEEILRVYGYNNINFTKKFNATVSNAARTEDYKVQNIIATQLNSQGFNEMMANSLTSPEYVKLSEMLREEFNVLIMNPLSNDLSAMRQSLLFSGLEAVSYNINRKNSDLKLFEFGKSYHKLPSGYTENKHLTLFTTGNRLRESWNTPQKPSDFFLFKGYVMGILSRLGIEKTNNKPVESDVFAEGIAIAVGNDIIVELGTVKKSVLKHFDIKQEVLFADFNWNSILKLISNKIKFTDIPKYPEVRRDLALLVDQNVAFDSIYTVARQTEKSLLKDINLFDVYEGKNLPEGKKSYAVSFIIQDSSKTLTDAQIDKIMGKLKNNLETELGAVLR
- a CDS encoding fasciclin domain-containing protein; translation: MKTTKFLSIAIALLFGTAVFAQKEKTVMVGGAPMYPSKNIIENAINSKDHTTLVAAVKAAGLVETLQGKGPFTVFAPTNEAFAKLPKGTVETLLKPENKSKLQSILTYHVVAGKMSSADIAKAIKKGNGKAVLATVQGGKLTAWMDGKTLYITDENGNKSKVTIADVNQSNGVIHVVDTVVMPKA